The following proteins are co-located in the Maridesulfovibrio sp. genome:
- a CDS encoding SurA N-terminal domain-containing protein — protein MKKMLIGVLLACSLFGCQNKSEDPGVIARVNGNPIYLSQLEYKYDLTHEGVGGFVPSVEQVRAEYGQILGDLIVQELVAQELEQREIPVSDKELKEAEDEVRSDYPEDSFEQILIEEYIDINAWRSQLKYQLAMDKFFHDILRPEIKIDYKEAEKYYRTHLSDFYMPAGYKFVMVKGMGKDLVLKGVELYREGLTPAAISAKLRKVSVREIWIRNGQIPADWKTFVEDLEPGKATPVITQKKEVFCLILKEKKEATLLTPLQAYPMVEKVLLERKLNEKFEGWLKEKMATSKIKISKELMPEVKEIEHDAASEKTPQAE, from the coding sequence ATGAAAAAAATGTTGATCGGTGTTTTGCTGGCATGTTCCTTGTTTGGTTGTCAGAACAAAAGTGAAGATCCGGGCGTTATCGCAAGGGTAAACGGTAATCCCATTTACCTGAGCCAGTTGGAATATAAATATGACCTTACCCATGAAGGTGTTGGTGGCTTCGTCCCTTCTGTTGAGCAGGTCAGGGCTGAATACGGGCAGATTCTTGGGGATTTGATTGTACAGGAACTTGTTGCCCAAGAGCTTGAACAGCGGGAAATTCCAGTCTCTGATAAGGAATTGAAGGAAGCGGAAGACGAAGTCCGCTCTGATTACCCGGAGGATTCTTTTGAGCAGATCCTTATTGAGGAATACATCGATATTAATGCATGGCGTTCACAGCTGAAGTACCAGCTGGCTATGGATAAATTTTTTCATGACATACTGCGTCCTGAGATCAAAATTGATTATAAGGAAGCTGAAAAATATTATCGCACTCACCTCTCCGATTTTTACATGCCTGCCGGATATAAATTTGTAATGGTTAAAGGTATGGGTAAGGATCTCGTTCTCAAGGGAGTGGAACTATACCGCGAAGGACTTACTCCGGCTGCGATTTCCGCAAAACTACGCAAAGTATCGGTTCGTGAAATTTGGATCAGGAATGGACAGATTCCAGCGGATTGGAAAACCTTTGTCGAAGACCTCGAGCCGGGGAAGGCTACTCCGGTAATTACTCAGAAAAAAGAAGTATTTTGCTTAATTCTCAAAGAGAAAAAGGAAGCTACGCTGCTGACTCCTCTTCAGGCCTATCCAATGGTTGAAAAAGTTCTTTTGGAAAGAAAGCTTAATGAAAAATTTGAAGGCTGGCTGAAAGAAAAAATGGCGACTTCAAAAATTAAAATCAGTAAGGAACTGATGCCTGAGGTTAAGGAAATTGAGCACGATGCTGCTTCTGAAAAAACGCCACAGGCTGAATAG